A stretch of the TM7 phylum sp. oral taxon 349 genome encodes the following:
- a CDS encoding site-2 protease family protein yields the protein MDFGNIIAVLVIIFVSMTLHELTHGIVAYKLGDDTAHLMGRLTLNPLKHIDPIMTIALPMTIIFANALTGAAMPVFGGAKPVPFNSENLKYGEWGVAMVAASGPLVNLLLAFMSYAIVTYIGDGSVAGKLLATSVAVNLGFFAFNIIPIPPLDGSRVFYAIAPDFIRRFFEAVEYYGIVFIYIAVLALSPVLTVYMQAVIYGCVSLFSLVI from the coding sequence ATGGATTTTGGCAACATTATTGCTGTTTTGGTGATTATTTTTGTGTCGATGACGCTACATGAGTTGACGCATGGGATTGTTGCCTATAAACTTGGCGATGACACGGCGCACCTCATGGGGCGCTTAACGCTAAATCCGCTGAAGCATATTGATCCTATTATGACAATCGCACTTCCAATGACGATAATTTTCGCAAACGCATTAACGGGCGCAGCCATGCCGGTCTTTGGTGGCGCAAAACCTGTACCATTTAATTCTGAGAATCTAAAATATGGTGAATGGGGGGTTGCTATGGTAGCAGCAAGCGGACCGTTAGTTAATTTATTGCTCGCGTTCATGTCGTATGCAATAGTGACTTATATAGGCGACGGAAGTGTGGCGGGAAAACTATTAGCTACTTCAGTAGCTGTTAATTTAGGTTTTTTTGCATTCAATATCATTCCGATTCCACCGCTGGATGGTTCTCGAGTCTTTTATGCTATAGCACCTGACTTTATTCGTCGATTTTTCGAAGCAGTAGAATATTACGGTATAGTATTTATCTATATTGCAGTACTTGCTTTATCGCCAGTTTTGACGGTTTACATGCAAGCTGTTATTTACGGGTGTGTTAGCCTGTTTTCTTTAGTTATATAG
- the rpmB gene encoding 50S ribosomal protein L28, translated as MASRCELTGKGKQFGHNVSFSLRRTKRVFKPNLQKKTLVVNGQKVTMTLSAHAIRTLKKKGIIAQSAK; from the coding sequence ATGGCATCACGCTGCGAATTAACCGGCAAGGGTAAACAATTCGGTCATAACGTAAGTTTTTCTTTGCGTCGCACTAAACGCGTTTTTAAACCAAATCTTCAAAAAAAGACGCTCGTTGTTAATGGACAGAAAGTAACGATGACGCTTTCTGCACATGCAATCCGTACACTCAAGAAGAAAGGTATTATTGCACAATCAGCAAAATAA
- a CDS encoding MBL fold metallo-hydrolase, whose product MFDIEYKGGNAVVIASKKTSLVVDPKVSLFGLKDLKVKDLVEFVTESRFATGRNDAQVIINSPGEYEVGDFTIIGIAATRHIDTPDDEKRSTIYRVECGEVSLGIIGNIAPGLSDEQLESLGVIDILIVPVGGGGYTLDATSAVSIVRAVDPKVVIPVHYRDAALQYEVPQDEVETFIKELGAPVENVTKFKVKNDSSLPSVLTTVVVARS is encoded by the coding sequence ATGTTTGATATTGAATATAAGGGTGGCAACGCGGTCGTTATTGCAAGTAAAAAAACGTCGTTAGTTGTAGACCCGAAGGTGTCGTTATTTGGACTGAAAGACTTAAAGGTAAAGGACTTAGTCGAGTTTGTTACTGAATCTCGTTTTGCAACTGGCAGGAATGATGCGCAGGTTATCATAAATAGCCCTGGTGAGTATGAGGTCGGCGATTTCACGATCATTGGTATTGCTGCGACACGCCATATTGATACCCCTGACGACGAAAAACGTTCGACGATTTACCGTGTTGAGTGCGGTGAGGTATCACTGGGAATCATTGGAAACATTGCACCTGGGCTAAGTGATGAGCAACTTGAGTCGCTTGGCGTGATTGATATCCTGATTGTACCTGTTGGTGGCGGTGGATACACCCTTGATGCAACAAGCGCTGTTTCAATTGTCCGAGCAGTCGACCCGAAGGTCGTTATACCAGTTCATTATCGTGATGCTGCTCTTCAGTATGAAGTCCCGCAAGATGAAGTCGAAACGTTTATTAAAGAGCTGGGTGCTCCAGTCGAGAATGTAACAAAATTCAAAGTTAAAAACGATAGTTCGTTACCATCGGTTCTAACGACAGTAGTGGTTGCACGTAGCTAA
- a CDS encoding transcriptional regulator yields the protein MIDALFGSKTRVKLLYLFLNNPGQAFYVREITRLIGEQINSVRRELANMLEVGIVASNNMDNKLYYEVNQRYEYYIPMRAIFAGQTSKSAANEAQAEVYEDIIRRTAGVRVAIVAGILVSGSASKVDLLIAGAISRAKIKSIVSTIEQAVGREITYSVLSYDELYYRLSVHDKFISDMLNNKHRVIVDTGGIIKTERQ from the coding sequence ATGATTGATGCATTATTTGGTTCAAAAACTCGTGTAAAGTTACTCTATTTATTCCTTAACAACCCAGGGCAAGCGTTTTATGTGCGTGAAATTACGCGGTTGATTGGTGAACAAATCAATTCTGTGCGAAGAGAGCTTGCAAATATGCTTGAGGTGGGTATCGTTGCAAGTAATAATATGGATAATAAGCTGTATTATGAAGTAAATCAGCGATATGAGTATTACATACCGATGCGCGCTATATTTGCAGGGCAAACGTCAAAATCAGCTGCAAACGAGGCGCAAGCGGAAGTATACGAAGATATTATTCGCCGTACGGCTGGTGTTCGTGTTGCTATTGTAGCAGGGATCTTAGTAAGCGGATCTGCAAGCAAAGTCGATTTGCTGATAGCGGGCGCTATCTCGCGTGCTAAGATTAAGTCCATTGTCTCAACGATTGAGCAAGCGGTGGGGCGCGAGATTACTTATAGCGTACTCTCGTATGACGAGCTGTACTACAGGTTGAGCGTTCATGATAAATTTATTAGTGATATGCTAAATAATAAGCACCGTGTCATTGTTGATACTGGTGGCATTATAAAAACAGAGCGACAGTAA
- the miaA gene encoding tRNA (adenosine(37)-N6)-dimethylallyltransferase MiaA, translating to MATRTVNEAPLVVIVGPTASGKTGLAIKVAQRFRGEIISADSRAIYRGLDIGTAKPSMKERDGVAHWGFDLVNPGERFTAADFKHYADAKITDIRLRGKVPILVGGTGLYVDSVVYDYTFTAVSNDLELRAKFEQKSLAELQNYCNKYNIKLPENNKNRRYVINAIIRKGALPQKNTDKYKDKILVGIMTDKATLKERIRNRAKTIVNDTTINEAIQAARTWGWDNEAMTGNIYPLVRKYTAGELTRSQLEEKFCTLDWRLAKRQLTWLRRNPEISWQHLEQAYSYIAWRLDDR from the coding sequence ATGGCGACCAGAACTGTGAACGAGGCTCCACTCGTCGTAATCGTTGGTCCGACAGCAAGTGGTAAGACAGGTTTAGCAATTAAGGTTGCTCAGCGGTTTAGAGGTGAAATAATCTCCGCAGATTCTCGGGCGATATATCGCGGGCTTGACATTGGAACGGCAAAGCCGAGTATGAAAGAGCGCGACGGGGTCGCACATTGGGGTTTTGACTTAGTGAACCCTGGTGAGCGATTTACGGCTGCAGATTTTAAGCATTACGCCGATGCGAAAATAACTGACATACGATTACGAGGCAAAGTGCCGATTTTAGTTGGGGGGACAGGGTTGTATGTTGACAGTGTTGTTTATGACTATACATTCACGGCTGTATCAAATGATTTAGAGCTACGCGCAAAATTTGAGCAAAAATCTCTTGCAGAGCTACAAAATTATTGTAATAAGTACAATATTAAATTACCGGAGAATAATAAAAATAGGCGATATGTCATTAATGCAATCATTCGAAAGGGCGCTCTACCGCAGAAGAATACTGATAAATATAAAGACAAGATACTAGTCGGAATAATGACGGATAAAGCTACGCTTAAAGAAAGAATAAGAAATCGTGCAAAAACCATTGTAAATGATACTACGATAAATGAAGCGATACAGGCAGCGCGAACTTGGGGTTGGGACAATGAAGCTATGACTGGAAATATCTATCCGCTGGTTCGAAAATATACAGCAGGAGAGTTGACGCGTAGCCAGTTAGAGGAAAAATTTTGCACGCTTGATTGGCGTTTGGCAAAACGACAGTTGACATGGCTGCGTCGCAATCCGGAAATATCATGGCAGCATCTTGAACAGGCGTATAGCTACATTGCTTGGCGTTTGGATGATAGATAA
- a CDS encoding MGMT family protein, producing the protein MGDNQLPIASLRDRVYALMSELPNDKVTTYGDLAALAGYPYAARRVGEIAHGGPTNLPWHRLVNAKGGLAIGFPEGRVAQKQLLAQDGIACDERWHVIEFEERRWRPEL; encoded by the coding sequence ATGGGTGATAATCAGCTGCCAATTGCAAGTTTGCGCGATCGCGTTTATGCGCTGATGTCTGAGTTACCGAACGATAAAGTTACGACTTATGGTGATTTAGCGGCGTTAGCTGGATATCCATATGCAGCGCGACGTGTTGGTGAAATTGCACATGGTGGTCCGACTAATTTGCCGTGGCATCGTTTAGTGAACGCAAAAGGTGGGCTAGCGATTGGCTTTCCGGAAGGGCGAGTGGCGCAGAAACAGTTACTCGCCCAGGATGGTATAGCCTGTGATGAGCGTTGGCATGTGATTGAATTTGAGGAGCGACGATGGCGACCAGAACTGTGA
- the thrS gene encoding threonine--tRNA ligase: MSEEQLYAMRHSLAHVMAASVKRLWPEAKFGVGPVVENGFYYDIDLGSVKISEQDFNKIEAMMRRIIAEDQDFVREKRPIDDAIVWAKESQQPYKEELLNDLKRSGTTVAKDLDAAEMGTIADGDAAVKEVTFYTNGDFTDLCRGPHVANTQEIGAFKLMRVAGAYWRGNEKNPQMQRLYGVAFATQAELDEYLERLELAKQRDHRKLGKELDLYTMSPLVGIGLPMFTPRGTVLRDIVAQYSNQLRQKYGFQKVWTPHITKKDLYEKSGHWAKFGDELFLVKSQETSDQMALKPMNCPHHTQIFASKPRSYRDMPVRFLETTTDYRDEKTGELGGLSRVRSLTQDDSHVFCRPDQIEQEINNLLAAARELYGQINMKLRVRLSYRDESDGYLGERALWDSAQAQLKAAVVANGLDYFEQDGEAAFYGPKIDFMATDAIGREHQVATVQLDFVQPERFELEYATDDGKFTTPVMIHCALLGSIERFLSVFIEHTGGWFPFWAAPEQIRILTINETVTDYVDEITTILREIVLMTPIKYNEVRFTVDTRNESLGKKIREATAMKVPVQLIVGPKDKSARQVSVRTRDSEQKIALDELKTYIKKL, encoded by the coding sequence GTGAGTGAAGAACAATTATATGCGATGCGACATAGTTTAGCGCATGTTATGGCTGCTAGTGTAAAGCGATTATGGCCGGAAGCCAAATTTGGCGTTGGACCGGTGGTTGAGAACGGTTTTTATTATGACATTGATCTTGGTAGCGTAAAAATAAGCGAGCAAGATTTCAATAAAATTGAAGCAATGATGCGGCGTATTATTGCTGAAGACCAAGATTTTGTGCGCGAAAAACGTCCGATTGACGACGCGATCGTTTGGGCGAAGGAATCGCAACAGCCATACAAAGAAGAATTACTGAACGATCTTAAGCGTTCTGGCACAACAGTGGCGAAAGATTTAGACGCCGCTGAGATGGGTACGATCGCTGATGGCGACGCGGCTGTGAAGGAGGTGACTTTCTACACAAACGGCGATTTTACCGATTTGTGCCGCGGTCCACATGTGGCAAACACACAGGAGATCGGTGCGTTTAAGCTGATGCGTGTAGCGGGGGCGTATTGGCGTGGTAACGAAAAGAATCCGCAAATGCAACGATTGTATGGTGTTGCATTTGCGACGCAGGCAGAGCTGGATGAATATTTGGAGCGTTTAGAGCTTGCGAAGCAGCGCGACCATCGTAAGCTCGGTAAAGAATTGGATTTGTACACGATGTCGCCGCTAGTTGGCATTGGGTTGCCAATGTTTACGCCGCGCGGCACGGTCTTGCGTGATATAGTAGCACAGTACTCGAATCAACTACGACAAAAATATGGTTTTCAGAAAGTTTGGACGCCGCATATCACAAAAAAAGATTTATATGAAAAATCTGGTCATTGGGCTAAATTTGGCGATGAGTTATTTTTGGTGAAAAGCCAGGAAACGAGCGATCAGATGGCGCTGAAGCCGATGAACTGTCCGCATCATACGCAGATTTTCGCATCAAAGCCGCGTAGCTACCGTGATATGCCGGTGCGCTTTTTAGAAACGACAACTGACTATCGTGATGAAAAGACTGGTGAACTTGGTGGCTTGAGTCGAGTACGTTCACTGACGCAAGATGACAGCCATGTTTTCTGTCGACCAGACCAGATTGAGCAGGAGATTAATAATCTTTTGGCGGCAGCGCGAGAGTTGTATGGGCAAATTAACATGAAATTACGTGTGCGGTTGAGCTACCGCGATGAATCGGATGGATATCTGGGCGAGCGTGCTTTATGGGATTCGGCACAAGCACAGCTCAAGGCCGCTGTTGTTGCAAATGGGTTAGACTATTTTGAGCAAGATGGCGAGGCTGCATTCTACGGTCCAAAGATAGACTTCATGGCGACGGATGCAATTGGTCGTGAGCATCAAGTTGCAACTGTTCAGCTTGATTTCGTTCAGCCGGAGCGGTTTGAACTAGAGTATGCAACAGATGATGGTAAATTTACAACACCTGTCATGATTCATTGTGCGCTTTTAGGTTCAATAGAGCGGTTCTTAAGTGTATTTATTGAGCATACTGGTGGTTGGTTTCCGTTTTGGGCAGCGCCAGAGCAAATACGTATTCTGACAATTAATGAAACAGTCACAGATTACGTAGACGAAATAACAACGATACTGCGCGAAATTGTACTGATGACGCCAATAAAATATAATGAAGTAAGATTTACAGTAGACACGCGCAATGAATCACTGGGCAAGAAAATACGAGAGGCGACAGCTATGAAAGTTCCAGTTCAGCTTATTGTTGGGCCAAAGGACAAAAGCGCACGGCAAGTTAGTGTTCGTACACGGGACAGTGAGCAAAAAATTGCACTTGATGAGCTGAAGACGTACATCAAGAAACTCTAA
- a CDS encoding PH domain-containing protein has product MDATFEGQHADETILFVFRRHIIAMRKGFYSLLIPLAVGSIPPLIWQTKLELFLIPLAGLVLGSILFFYHFLMWYFTVYVVTNERIRQITQRGFFGKDVVELSLDKVQSISYNIPGFSGEVFKFGTIIIQTFVGDLVIRMVEHPSEIYNKLQDAVYAAEASRRSTDEKKIVDQA; this is encoded by the coding sequence ATGGACGCGACGTTTGAAGGTCAGCATGCGGACGAAACGATTCTTTTCGTTTTTCGGCGCCATATTATTGCGATGCGTAAAGGATTCTATTCATTGCTCATTCCGCTTGCGGTTGGATCAATTCCGCCGCTTATTTGGCAAACGAAGCTTGAGCTATTTCTGATACCGCTTGCTGGACTCGTGCTTGGGTCAATCCTGTTTTTTTACCACTTTCTAATGTGGTACTTTACCGTGTACGTCGTAACGAACGAACGGATTCGTCAGATCACGCAGCGCGGGTTTTTTGGTAAGGATGTTGTAGAGTTGAGTCTAGATAAGGTGCAAAGTATCAGCTATAATATACCAGGGTTCAGTGGCGAAGTTTTTAAATTCGGCACGATTATAATCCAAACATTTGTTGGCGATCTCGTTATCCGTATGGTTGAACACCCGAGTGAGATATACAATAAATTGCAAGACGCGGTTTATGCTGCTGAAGCAAGCCGCCGGAGTACAGATGAAAAGAAAATTGTTGATCAGGCGTAA
- a CDS encoding nucleoside-diphosphate kinase produces the protein MVERTLIIFKPDAVQRGIVGEILTRFERVGLKIVATKMIAPTKEHYYRHYEEIGQMITRRGKEKFDITLDMMVQGPVIAMVLEGVEAVQLVRKLVGTTEPKSAAPGTIRGDYSHMSFVYADAEHKGVPNLIHASGNDKEAIEEIGHWFSDDEIFEYKSLNDKFTL, from the coding sequence ATAGTAGAACGAACGTTGATTATATTTAAGCCCGATGCTGTGCAGCGCGGCATAGTTGGTGAGATTTTGACGCGATTTGAGCGAGTTGGACTAAAAATTGTCGCGACAAAAATGATTGCGCCAACCAAAGAACATTATTATCGTCACTATGAAGAAATTGGGCAGATGATTACTCGCCGTGGCAAAGAAAAATTTGACATCACGCTTGACATGATGGTGCAGGGGCCAGTGATTGCGATGGTGCTTGAAGGAGTTGAGGCGGTGCAACTAGTACGCAAACTTGTCGGTACGACTGAACCGAAAAGTGCTGCTCCTGGGACAATCCGCGGTGACTATTCACATATGAGCTTCGTGTATGCTGACGCTGAGCATAAGGGTGTGCCAAATCTTATCCACGCTAGCGGCAATGACAAAGAAGCGATTGAGGAAATTGGACACTGGTTTTCAGACGACGAAATTTTTGAGTATAAGTCGCTCAACGATAAATTTACCTTATAA
- a CDS encoding tyrosine-type recombinase/integrase codes for MEMSALLLDFAEYLEIERGRSSRTSENYTRYLERFLQFAGMDLTVDKITPELVRKYRLWLNRQKDDNNNELALITQNYHLIALRGFLNYLSKRSIPSMAPNKIELPRVHRKQVTFLYNDEVERIFDTVPNDGEISHLRDRAILELLYSSGLRVSELVGLNRDHVNTARREFTVRGKGQKDRPVFVSKRAAAQLELYLHARTDSLIPLFLSYSRNIQAPSTSGDYRRLNQRSVQRMVTKYARLAGITKHVSPHTMRHSFATDLLMNGADIRSVQSMLGHSSIATTQVYTHVTDQHLRDVYERFHSDSTEI; via the coding sequence ATGGAAATGTCTGCGCTGCTATTAGACTTCGCTGAATATCTTGAGATTGAACGTGGTCGATCAAGCCGCACATCGGAGAACTATACCCGGTATCTTGAGCGCTTTTTACAATTTGCAGGCATGGATCTTACTGTTGACAAAATCACACCAGAGCTTGTTCGCAAATACCGCCTATGGCTCAACCGCCAAAAAGACGACAATAACAATGAGCTCGCACTAATCACGCAAAATTACCACCTCATTGCATTACGTGGCTTTCTTAATTACCTCAGCAAACGAAGCATTCCAAGCATGGCACCAAATAAAATTGAACTACCGCGCGTCCATAGAAAACAAGTAACATTTTTATACAATGATGAGGTTGAACGAATATTCGACACCGTACCAAATGACGGCGAAATCTCACACCTGCGCGACAGAGCAATCCTAGAGCTATTGTACTCAAGTGGACTGCGCGTCTCGGAGCTTGTTGGACTAAACCGCGACCACGTCAATACTGCCCGACGAGAGTTTACAGTACGCGGAAAAGGCCAGAAAGACCGCCCAGTATTTGTTAGTAAACGTGCGGCAGCTCAATTAGAACTATACCTTCATGCACGGACAGATTCGCTCATCCCATTATTCTTAAGCTACAGTCGCAATATTCAAGCGCCGAGCACAAGCGGGGACTACCGGCGGCTTAATCAGCGCAGTGTACAGCGAATGGTTACAAAATACGCACGGCTTGCTGGAATCACCAAACATGTCAGTCCGCACACGATGCGCCATAGCTTTGCAACCGACCTACTCATGAATGGTGCGGATATTCGCAGTGTACAAAGTATGCTTGGACATAGTAGTATCGCCACGACGCAAGTATACACGCATGTCACAGACCAACACTTGCGGGACGTATATGAACGTTTTCACAGCGACAGTACCGAAATATAA
- a CDS encoding type II secretion system protein yields MMAKTKRATSRGFTLVELLLAMAGVAVLLISIAVTTIQLTNMYHKGITIKSINQSGREVGDLIRRDGLTIGQGEVRFVAADTQGAGGLGRLCIGSRSYIWNRPESLRSSDPSAAVRYNSTGDAIILARVADPLGTFCISQNGVYATDVSTTGTMRATELLKGQADLAVYQMSVTPIFDRDGDRAFNISYTLGTNQGEEINTTDQTCRTSNEAENNFTFCAINQFNEIVIMEKAS; encoded by the coding sequence ATGATGGCAAAAACTAAGAGGGCGACAAGTAGAGGATTCACATTGGTCGAATTGTTGCTCGCGATGGCGGGCGTTGCGGTGCTGCTGATATCAATTGCAGTAACAACGATTCAGCTAACAAATATGTATCATAAGGGTATTACGATAAAGTCGATTAATCAGTCGGGGCGTGAAGTCGGTGATCTGATTCGACGTGATGGCTTGACGATCGGGCAGGGTGAGGTGCGGTTTGTCGCCGCTGATACACAGGGTGCCGGCGGACTTGGGCGGCTCTGTATCGGTTCTCGTAGTTACATATGGAATAGGCCGGAGAGTCTACGCTCCAGCGATCCGTCGGCGGCAGTTCGTTATAATAGTACGGGCGATGCGATTATCTTAGCGCGTGTGGCCGATCCGCTTGGTACATTTTGCATTTCGCAGAATGGTGTGTATGCAACCGATGTTTCGACGACCGGCACAATGCGCGCAACAGAGCTACTCAAGGGGCAAGCTGATTTGGCGGTGTATCAGATGAGTGTGACGCCGATTTTTGATCGAGACGGTGATCGCGCCTTTAACATTTCCTATACACTTGGCACGAACCAAGGTGAAGAAATCAATACGACTGATCAAACATGCCGTACATCAAATGAGGCTGAAAATAACTTTACATTTTGTGCAATTAACCAGTTCAATGAAATTGTAATCATGGAGAAAGCATCATGA
- a CDS encoding prepilin-type N-terminal cleavage/methylation domain-containing protein, with protein sequence MKRASRGFTIIEVMLFLAVTGVLAAGILASVGSTLGLQRYRDAVDGFSSYIQGQYGQTINVRNDIDNHRECAADGTFLAAHSAPPGTSETCVIIGRLVTTANGQTFRSQPIYMSGVTSAFLKSGIGDDAVFTADAAANRRLLIDSGVQPQTYQLDWGVRTQPPATGDNAWAIAIVRSPISGVIHTYTMRRASVVLDQLVVDSNRRDDSVMCIDPSGWLAGQVLGVVIAKDAPGASGVVTRTEGCN encoded by the coding sequence ATGAAGAGGGCATCGCGCGGGTTTACGATCATCGAAGTTATGTTATTCCTGGCGGTGACAGGTGTGCTCGCAGCAGGAATCTTAGCATCAGTCGGTTCGACGCTTGGGTTGCAGCGGTATCGCGATGCGGTTGATGGATTTTCGTCGTATATTCAGGGGCAGTACGGGCAGACAATTAATGTGCGCAATGATATTGATAACCATCGTGAATGTGCAGCAGACGGCACATTTCTAGCAGCCCACTCTGCGCCGCCTGGTACAAGTGAGACGTGCGTGATTATCGGGCGTCTGGTCACGACAGCAAATGGACAAACATTCCGATCTCAGCCAATTTATATGTCCGGAGTGACGAGCGCGTTCTTGAAATCTGGCATCGGCGATGATGCAGTTTTTACGGCGGATGCGGCAGCGAATCGGCGGTTGCTTATTGATAGTGGCGTTCAGCCGCAGACTTATCAGCTTGATTGGGGCGTGCGTACGCAGCCGCCGGCAACGGGCGATAATGCGTGGGCGATTGCAATTGTACGTTCGCCGATTAGCGGAGTAATTCATACTTATACAATGCGTCGAGCGTCAGTGGTGCTAGATCAGCTCGTTGTTGATAGTAACCGCCGTGATGATTCGGTGATGTGTATTGATCCATCCGGCTGGTTGGCGGGGCAAGTACTCGGTGTTGTAATTGCAAAAGACGCGCCAGGCGCAAGCGGCGTTGTTACGCGTACGGAGGGCTGTAACTGA
- a CDS encoding prepilin peptidase: MNMTILAWLFGVLGLIMGSFAGAQVWRLRARQLYEDKEAHESYSKDEFKQLKPLLGKKGKHDRSCCLQCHHTLAWYDLIPIVSWLSTGGKCRYCRKPIGWFEPVIELIMAALFVASYVWWPFSLTGVGWVLAAGWTLFALWLVSLVLLVMLATYDLKWQLLPNRLTWAYAALALIVVVLRFVLVHDIDIWSLAGAVAIMSGLYFVLCVLSHGTWIGEGDVKLGLGLGLMLASWEKAFLALFLANFIGCIIVLPGLISKKLKPGSEIPFGPLFILGMLISYFAAHRIITWLFAVTTF, translated from the coding sequence ATGAATATGACTATTCTGGCATGGTTGTTTGGTGTACTCGGGCTTATTATGGGGAGCTTCGCTGGTGCACAGGTGTGGCGGTTGCGCGCGCGGCAGCTATACGAAGATAAAGAAGCCCATGAGTCCTATAGTAAGGATGAGTTTAAACAGCTCAAGCCGCTCCTGGGCAAAAAAGGCAAGCACGATCGCTCGTGTTGCTTGCAGTGTCATCATACACTCGCCTGGTATGACCTAATTCCGATCGTTAGCTGGCTGTCAACGGGTGGAAAATGTCGTTATTGCCGTAAACCAATTGGCTGGTTTGAGCCGGTTATTGAGCTGATAATGGCGGCGCTTTTCGTGGCGTCATATGTGTGGTGGCCGTTTTCGCTTACCGGTGTGGGCTGGGTATTGGCTGCGGGTTGGACATTGTTTGCTTTGTGGTTGGTGTCGCTCGTATTGCTCGTGATGCTTGCGACATATGACTTAAAGTGGCAATTATTGCCAAATCGTCTCACTTGGGCATATGCAGCGCTTGCACTTATCGTTGTTGTGCTGCGATTTGTGCTTGTCCATGATATTGATATATGGTCGCTGGCGGGGGCTGTAGCAATTATGTCGGGATTGTATTTTGTACTGTGCGTTTTATCGCATGGTACATGGATCGGTGAGGGCGACGTGAAGCTCGGACTCGGACTCGGACTCATGCTTGCTAGCTGGGAAAAGGCATTTTTGGCGTTATTTTTGGCGAACTTCATCGGCTGTATTATCGTGTTGCCGGGGCTTATCAGCAAAAAACTGAAGCCGGGCAGTGAAATACCATTTGGTCCACTATTTATTTTAGGCATGTTGATCTCGTATTTTGCAGCTCATCGTATCATAACATGGCTGTTTGCAGTGACAACTTTCTAG
- a CDS encoding prepilin-type N-terminal cleavage/methylation domain-containing protein — protein MSKQQLKERGFTIIEVVLVLAIAALIFLMVFIALPALQSSQRDTARKEDVSTVASAINSWTSNNRGAATLTDTALRPYWENHVSRNTTTVNVRAALTAAQAVTVTDATIDIYPRATCGEQGGSGTFNLRVGTARQYALVTRVEAGNGSAFCQQL, from the coding sequence ATGAGCAAACAACAACTTAAAGAGCGTGGATTTACGATTATTGAAGTCGTGCTCGTGCTGGCAATCGCGGCATTGATATTTTTGATGGTGTTTATCGCACTGCCGGCATTGCAGAGCAGCCAGCGTGACACAGCGCGCAAAGAAGATGTGAGCACGGTGGCGTCGGCAATAAATAGCTGGACGAGTAACAACAGAGGGGCGGCTACTTTGACTGATACTGCGCTACGTCCGTATTGGGAGAATCACGTTTCTAGAAATACAACAACCGTGAATGTGAGGGCAGCTCTGACGGCAGCTCAGGCGGTTACTGTAACTGATGCTACTATTGATATCTACCCAAGAGCGACTTGCGGTGAACAGGGAGGTAGCGGTACGTTTAACTTAAGAGTTGGTACGGCGCGTCAGTACGCTCTTGTAACACGAGTTGAGGCTGGTAACGGTTCAGCATTCTGCCAGCAGTTGTAA